A window of Christiangramia forsetii KT0803 contains these coding sequences:
- a CDS encoding type II CAAX prenyl endopeptidase Rce1 family protein: MKLKNLLRNFGLMILCYFLFFFVLQILNTFIFDLDLQKYEQIEILEILKESPLKFIFLAAIAAPVIEESIFRSVLKPTARSLKIFICALIYMAGLFLIPQEAHWALKYILLFGSLFLVYYALGELIPTRYYQRTCYWLHRYYFGIWILGAIIFGFVHIYNHVDTFQLDFVLFIMIFPRIIAGFFFGKIKLENKGMIWPILMHSMNNSTVLLILLPYSLSHLT, encoded by the coding sequence TTGAAACTAAAGAATCTACTCAGGAACTTTGGTCTCATGATCCTGTGCTATTTTCTATTTTTCTTTGTGCTCCAGATACTAAATACCTTCATTTTTGATCTCGACCTTCAAAAATATGAGCAGATTGAAATTCTGGAAATTTTAAAGGAAAGTCCGTTAAAATTCATCTTTCTGGCAGCTATTGCCGCACCTGTTATTGAAGAAAGTATTTTCAGGAGTGTTTTAAAACCCACCGCCCGTAGTCTGAAAATTTTTATCTGTGCATTAATCTATATGGCTGGTCTTTTTCTAATTCCGCAGGAAGCACATTGGGCACTAAAATATATTTTATTATTTGGGAGCCTTTTCCTGGTCTATTATGCATTGGGAGAACTCATTCCCACAAGATATTACCAGCGAACCTGTTACTGGCTGCACAGATACTATTTTGGTATCTGGATTTTGGGCGCGATCATTTTCGGATTTGTCCATATCTATAATCATGTAGATACTTTTCAATTAGATTTTGTTCTTTTTATCATGATCTTTCCACGGATTATTGCAGGCTTTTTCTTCGGAAAAATTAAACTGGAAAATAAAGGAATGATCTGGCCAATACTAATGCACAGTATGAACAATTCTACGGTCTTACTTATACTACTTCCCTACAGCCTTTCCCATTTAACATAG
- a CDS encoding L-serine ammonia-lyase, translating to MRKIECISVFDMLKVGVGPSSSHTLGPWRAAQRWIGELKQKDRFNKVEKIHVDLYGSLSLTGKGHATDIATLLGLLGHDPVTMDIAIIESEIERIKETGKLLLNGERDINFSFNEDIKFNRKFLEFHPNGMTFRTCLDNGKKTASSFYSIGGGFVVKKERKNASKKMKSFQKFPFPIEKATELQQYCKAENKPISEIVLANERSLRTDEEIDANFRQIWDTMLESMYIGCHTEGTLPGGLNVKRRAFEMHQRLIGETAYTNVEDWIPAIRQTEVKFRQILKWVSCFALSVNEVNASLGRVVTAPTNGSAGTVPSVMMYYMCIENHEATFEDMKRFMLVAGEIGSLFKKGATISAAMGGCQAEIGVSSAMAAGGLTELLGGTPEQVLMASEIAMEHHLGLTCDPIAGLVQVPCIERNAMGAIKAINAAEIALESDATKAKVPLDKVIETMWDTAKDMNKKYKETSEGGLAVKVSLSDC from the coding sequence ATGCGAAAAATTGAATGCATTAGCGTTTTTGACATGTTGAAGGTTGGTGTAGGGCCATCCAGTTCTCATACTTTAGGCCCGTGGAGGGCTGCGCAACGTTGGATTGGTGAGCTAAAACAAAAGGATCGTTTTAATAAAGTTGAAAAGATTCATGTAGATCTTTATGGTTCTTTAAGTCTTACCGGAAAAGGCCATGCCACGGATATTGCTACCTTGCTCGGACTTTTAGGTCATGATCCTGTGACGATGGATATTGCTATTATTGAATCTGAAATTGAAAGGATTAAAGAAACAGGAAAACTGTTGCTGAATGGTGAAAGGGATATAAATTTTAGTTTTAACGAGGATATAAAGTTCAACCGAAAATTTCTTGAATTCCACCCAAACGGGATGACTTTTAGAACCTGCCTCGATAATGGTAAAAAAACAGCTTCTTCTTTCTATTCTATTGGTGGTGGTTTTGTGGTAAAAAAGGAGCGAAAGAATGCCAGCAAGAAAATGAAGAGTTTTCAGAAGTTTCCTTTTCCTATTGAAAAGGCCACCGAACTTCAGCAATATTGTAAAGCTGAAAATAAGCCTATTTCTGAAATTGTTCTGGCAAATGAACGTTCGCTAAGAACTGATGAAGAAATTGATGCTAATTTCAGGCAGATCTGGGACACCATGCTGGAGTCCATGTACATTGGCTGTCACACCGAAGGTACACTTCCCGGAGGGCTTAATGTTAAACGTCGCGCTTTTGAAATGCACCAGCGACTCATTGGTGAAACTGCTTATACAAATGTCGAAGACTGGATTCCTGCTATTAGACAAACCGAAGTAAAATTCCGCCAGATATTAAAATGGGTAAGTTGTTTTGCTTTGAGTGTAAACGAAGTGAATGCTTCCTTAGGGCGTGTAGTAACTGCTCCTACCAATGGCAGTGCGGGGACAGTTCCCTCTGTGATGATGTATTATATGTGTATTGAAAACCATGAAGCCACTTTTGAAGATATGAAACGCTTTATGCTGGTGGCCGGGGAGATTGGTAGCCTTTTCAAAAAAGGAGCTACAATATCTGCCGCTATGGGAGGTTGCCAGGCAGAAATTGGTGTTTCCTCAGCGATGGCTGCAGGTGGCTTAACCGAATTACTTGGTGGAACTCCCGAGCAGGTGCTTATGGCCAGCGAAATTGCTATGGAACATCACCTTGGATTAACTTGTGATCCTATTGCGGGATTGGTTCAGGTGCCTTGTATAGAAAGAAATGCCATGGGAGCAATTAAGGCGATCAACGCTGCTGAAATTGCCCTGGAAAGCGATGCGACTAAAGCAAAAGTTCCGTTAGACAAGGTGATCGAAACTATGTGGGATACCGCGAAAGATATGAATAAGAAGTATAAAGAAACTTCTGAAGGTGGGCTTGCAGTGAAAGTTAGCTTAAGCGACTGCTAA
- a CDS encoding alcohol dehydrogenase yields MKAAVIEKAGGDFIIKEVDKPSPSKNEVLIKVEACGICHSDNFVKEGGFPGLEYPRIPGHEVVGIVEEVGENVSNWEKGQRVGVGWHGGHCFECDPCRRGDFINCENGKVSGIHYDGGYAEYMTAPKEAIANIPEEISSADAAPLLCAGITVYNALRNSGIRAGDVVAVQGIGGLGHLAIQYAAKMGMRTVAVSHSNDKQELAKKLGAHHFINTGEKDGAEELQKLGGAKLILATAPHSDAITSVVDGLGIDGKLLMVAATGEPIEVSPMQLLMGRKSAAGWPSGTAMDSEDTLKFSAMTDTKPMIEEFPLDKVNEAFKKMMDNKARFRVVLKP; encoded by the coding sequence ATGAAAGCAGCAGTAATTGAAAAAGCAGGAGGCGATTTTATTATTAAAGAGGTAGATAAACCGAGTCCTTCCAAAAATGAAGTATTAATTAAAGTTGAAGCCTGCGGAATTTGTCATAGCGACAATTTTGTAAAAGAAGGTGGTTTTCCCGGACTGGAATATCCACGTATTCCCGGTCATGAAGTTGTAGGAATTGTAGAAGAAGTTGGCGAAAATGTCTCTAATTGGGAAAAAGGCCAGCGCGTAGGAGTTGGATGGCACGGCGGACATTGTTTTGAATGTGATCCATGTCGCCGCGGGGATTTTATAAATTGTGAAAATGGAAAAGTAAGCGGAATTCATTATGATGGTGGTTATGCTGAATATATGACCGCGCCAAAAGAAGCGATCGCGAATATTCCTGAAGAGATTTCTTCAGCGGATGCAGCACCACTGCTATGTGCCGGGATTACGGTATATAATGCTTTAAGAAATTCAGGAATTAGGGCCGGTGATGTAGTGGCAGTTCAGGGAATTGGTGGTTTAGGACATCTGGCCATTCAATACGCTGCAAAAATGGGCATGAGAACAGTGGCTGTTTCTCATAGTAATGATAAGCAAGAGCTTGCAAAAAAACTCGGCGCTCATCACTTTATTAATACCGGTGAAAAAGATGGCGCTGAAGAATTACAAAAATTGGGAGGAGCCAAACTAATTCTGGCGACTGCTCCACACAGCGACGCGATTACCTCTGTGGTTGACGGGCTCGGAATTGACGGAAAATTATTAATGGTGGCAGCTACCGGAGAACCCATTGAAGTGTCTCCAATGCAATTATTAATGGGAAGAAAATCGGCTGCGGGCTGGCCTAGTGGAACCGCTATGGATTCTGAAGACACCTTAAAATTCAGTGCGATGACAGATACCAAACCAATGATTGAAGAATTTCCGTTGGATAAAGTAAATGAAGCATTTAAAAAAATGATGGATAATAAGGCCAGATTTAGAGTGGTATTAAAACCATAG
- a CDS encoding chorismate-binding protein: MIEQVDFFQKLNNHVQDQKAFVVYRKPGSNTVKSLFQKDTVSHKVSDLSESGFVFAPFNAEADSYLIPAENSNFFEFEYPAASVLDDRSNEKMSSTIDFEFMEKDQKIHENLVQEGINSIKEEKFQKVVLSRSERVQLYDPDPIRILKNLLNKYAQAFVYLWFHPDTGYWLGATPETLLNVERNRFKTMALAGTQMFKGNMDVEWEPKEVEEQKFVTDYILESLQKAKGVENINATNPYSAMAGNLLHICTDISGRLNSLDDLEELVKTLHPTPAVCGLPKEKALQFILKNEDYSREFYSGYLGELNIKSENKRNSNRRNQENQQFTAISKQTDLFVNLRCMKLKDGNARVYIGGGITKDSNAADEWMETVNKAQTMKAVLVK, translated from the coding sequence ATGATTGAACAGGTCGATTTTTTTCAGAAGCTAAATAATCACGTACAGGATCAAAAAGCTTTTGTTGTTTATAGAAAACCCGGTTCGAATACCGTAAAATCCTTATTTCAAAAAGATACAGTTTCTCATAAGGTAAGTGATCTTTCTGAAAGCGGATTCGTTTTCGCTCCTTTTAATGCAGAAGCTGACTCTTATTTAATTCCGGCTGAAAATTCTAATTTTTTTGAATTTGAGTATCCCGCAGCATCTGTTTTGGATGATAGGTCTAACGAAAAAATGTCTTCGACAATAGATTTTGAATTTATGGAGAAAGATCAGAAAATTCATGAAAATTTGGTTCAAGAAGGGATTAATTCCATAAAAGAAGAGAAGTTTCAAAAGGTGGTACTATCCAGATCTGAAAGAGTTCAATTATATGATCCAGATCCCATAAGAATTCTTAAGAATCTTTTAAATAAATATGCTCAGGCTTTTGTTTATCTATGGTTTCATCCTGATACTGGTTACTGGCTGGGAGCAACTCCCGAAACACTTTTAAACGTGGAAAGAAACCGATTTAAAACCATGGCGCTCGCAGGAACGCAGATGTTTAAAGGGAATATGGACGTGGAATGGGAACCGAAAGAAGTTGAGGAACAAAAATTTGTTACCGATTATATTCTGGAATCACTTCAAAAAGCTAAAGGTGTAGAAAATATTAATGCTACAAATCCTTATTCAGCGATGGCAGGCAACCTGTTACATATTTGCACCGATATTTCTGGAAGATTAAATAGTCTGGATGATCTGGAAGAATTAGTGAAAACATTACATCCAACTCCTGCTGTTTGTGGATTGCCTAAAGAAAAAGCACTTCAGTTTATTCTGAAAAATGAAGATTATTCCAGAGAATTTTATTCAGGATATTTGGGAGAATTAAATATAAAATCTGAGAACAAAAGAAATTCTAATAGAAGAAATCAGGAAAATCAGCAATTCACAGCCATTTCAAAACAAACAGATCTATTTGTAAATCTAAGGTGTATGAAATTGAAAGATGGAAATGCCAGAGTTTATATTGGGGGAGGGATTACTAAAGATTCAAATGCTGCAGACGAATGGATGGAAACCGTAAATAAAGCACAGACAATGAAAGCAGTTCTTGTTAAATAA
- a CDS encoding Nramp family divalent metal transporter has product MKQKSSQKTAIFKTLGPGFLLAGAAIGVSHLVQATRAGADYGFLLLWVLILACITKYPFLEFGPRYAAGTGNHLITGYKKLGKFPYWTFIAITVGSMFIIQAAVTIVTAGLAEKLFGMGWSTFNWSFIIIGVCIALLLIGKYPALDKTMKTIVSLLGLATLVAVILAFGDGRLENAIAIETPDVWNKVGIAFIISFMGWMPIPLDASVWHSIWTKEKAIGNKKKTTLKEAFFDFNVGYFAAAIIGLLFFIMGALIMFGSGVSFSGSGVEFSGQLIDLYGKTLGDWSKPLIGIAAFIAMLSTTLAVTDAFPRVISEIFTEEKPGWGKAEKWKNYKLNVFIIPVLSLLILYFFTASFTVLIDFATALSFLSAPFLAWFNYKLVTGNDLNEKDRPGKNYRIFCLISLSILVIFNFVYIYTLIQ; this is encoded by the coding sequence ATGAAGCAAAAATCCTCCCAAAAAACCGCCATTTTTAAAACCTTAGGTCCTGGATTTCTTCTGGCCGGAGCCGCCATAGGAGTTTCTCATTTAGTACAGGCCACCCGAGCAGGTGCAGATTATGGATTCTTACTTTTATGGGTTTTAATCCTGGCCTGTATTACCAAATATCCTTTTTTAGAGTTTGGGCCACGCTATGCTGCAGGAACAGGAAATCACTTAATAACAGGTTATAAAAAACTGGGGAAATTCCCTTACTGGACATTTATAGCGATTACCGTGGGAAGTATGTTTATTATTCAGGCAGCGGTTACTATAGTTACTGCAGGGCTGGCTGAAAAGTTATTCGGAATGGGCTGGTCTACATTTAACTGGAGTTTCATCATTATTGGTGTTTGCATAGCGCTGCTTTTAATTGGAAAATACCCCGCACTGGATAAAACCATGAAAACCATTGTAAGCCTTCTGGGATTAGCAACTTTAGTAGCCGTGATTCTGGCCTTTGGCGACGGAAGACTGGAGAATGCTATTGCCATAGAAACACCCGATGTTTGGAATAAAGTTGGGATTGCCTTTATTATCTCTTTTATGGGTTGGATGCCCATTCCTTTGGATGCTTCAGTATGGCACTCCATCTGGACCAAAGAGAAAGCAATCGGGAATAAAAAGAAAACTACATTAAAAGAGGCTTTTTTCGATTTTAATGTCGGTTATTTTGCAGCAGCGATCATTGGTCTTTTGTTTTTCATCATGGGAGCTCTAATTATGTTTGGCAGCGGAGTTAGCTTTTCTGGTAGCGGAGTGGAATTTTCAGGGCAATTGATAGATCTCTATGGAAAAACACTGGGAGACTGGAGCAAACCACTCATAGGAATTGCCGCATTTATCGCGATGCTCTCTACTACCCTGGCGGTTACAGATGCATTTCCACGAGTTATTTCTGAAATATTTACAGAAGAAAAACCTGGATGGGGAAAAGCAGAGAAATGGAAAAATTATAAACTAAATGTTTTCATCATTCCAGTTCTATCACTGCTTATATTATATTTTTTTACGGCCTCCTTTACAGTACTAATAGATTTTGCTACTGCACTTTCATTTCTTTCAGCACCATTTCTGGCCTGGTTCAACTATAAACTTGTTACCGGGAATGATTTAAATGAAAAAGATCGGCCTGGAAAAAATTACAGAATATTTTGCCTGATAAGCCTTAGCATCCTGGTGATTTTTAATTTCGTCTATATCTATACCCTAATACAGTAA
- a CDS encoding GNAT family N-acetyltransferase: MRKIYVFNSERLKVSCNPHKNSGRRKMENIQIKEVTFKDIDQLQQIGKQTFTDTFGSQNSPAFMEEYLKKSFSRDKVSEEISDKNSEIYFAEIDKNIVGYLKVNFDQSQTELKDRNALEIERLYVIKKYLGKKIGQALYDKAINIARHKNLQYVWLGVWEENPRAIRFYEKNGFEKFDKHIFDLGGDKQTDILMKKVLN, translated from the coding sequence ATGAGGAAAATATATGTATTTAATTCAGAAAGATTAAAAGTTAGCTGCAACCCTCACAAAAATTCAGGAAGAAGAAAAATGGAAAATATTCAAATAAAAGAAGTAACTTTTAAAGATATAGATCAACTACAACAAATAGGAAAACAAACTTTTACAGATACTTTTGGCTCTCAAAACTCTCCAGCTTTTATGGAAGAATATTTGAAGAAAAGTTTTTCCAGAGATAAAGTAAGTGAGGAAATATCAGATAAAAATTCAGAGATTTATTTCGCTGAAATTGATAAAAACATAGTAGGTTATTTGAAAGTTAATTTTGACCAATCACAGACAGAATTAAAAGATAGAAATGCTTTAGAAATTGAAAGGCTCTATGTAATTAAAAAATATTTAGGAAAAAAAATAGGACAAGCTCTTTACGATAAAGCAATTAATATCGCACGACATAAAAATCTTCAATACGTTTGGTTAGGAGTTTGGGAAGAAAATCCAAGAGCAATTCGATTTTATGAAAAAAATGGATTTGAAAAATTTGATAAACATATATTCGATTTAGGTGGAGATAAGCAGACTGATATTTTAATGAAAAAAGTCTTAAATTAA
- a CDS encoding PaaI family thioesterase has translation MTKEELLELSKKVCKNTLMETLEIEFTEIGDDYLVAKMPVNSRVHQPDGVLHGGASVALAESVGSMASYVFLDTDNYFVRGIEISANHLKSIKEGWVFAKATFIHKGRTTQLFEIRITDEDANLISIVKLTTIALPKKEK, from the coding sequence ATGACGAAGGAAGAATTGCTTGAGCTTTCAAAAAAAGTATGTAAAAATACGTTGATGGAAACTCTGGAAATTGAATTTACTGAAATAGGGGACGATTACCTTGTTGCTAAAATGCCAGTTAATTCAAGGGTTCATCAACCTGACGGAGTTTTACATGGTGGTGCCAGCGTTGCTCTTGCTGAAAGTGTGGGAAGCATGGCCAGTTATGTTTTCTTGGATACAGATAATTATTTTGTGCGAGGGATTGAAATTTCAGCTAATCATTTAAAAAGCATTAAAGAAGGCTGGGTTTTCGCGAAAGCGACTTTTATTCATAAAGGCAGAACTACGCAACTTTTTGAAATTAGGATTACAGATGAGGATGCAAACCTTATTTCTATTGTAAAACTTACCACCATAGCACTACCAAAGAAAGAGAAATGA
- the dnaK gene encoding molecular chaperone DnaK, whose translation MSKVIGIDLGTTNSCVAVMEGSEPTVIPNAEGKRTTPSVIAFVEGGEIKVGDPAKRQAVTNPTKTISSIKRFMGNKYSESSREAGRVPYTVKKGDNDTPRVEIDGRLYTPQELSAMVLQKMKKTAEDYLGQDVTEAVITVPAYFNDSQRHATKEAGEIAGLKVRRIINEPTAAALAYGLDKKSQDQKIAVYDLGGGTFDISILELGDGVFEVLSTNGDTHLGGDDFDEVLIDYLADNFKKAEDIDLRKDPMALQRLKEAAEKAKIELSSSSQTEINLPYVTATSSGPKHLVETISRSKFEQLAAELVTRSMEPVKKALSDAGLSKSDIDEVILVGGSTRIPKIQEEVEAFFGKKPSKGVNPDEVVAIGAAIQGGVLTGDVKDVLLLDVTPLSLGIETMGGVNTKLIESNTTIPTKKSQTFSTAADNQPSVEIHVLQGERPMATDNKTIGRFHLDGIPPSPRGTPQIEVTFDIDANGIIKVSATDKATGKSQDIRIEASSGLTEEEIEKMKKEAEANADADKQTKEKVDKLNEADAMIFQTEKQLKEFGDKISEDKKKPVEEALEELKKAYETKELDQITPALDKINEAWKTASEEMYKAQAEAQGGANGQPGGPQQGATGAEGGDAKSGDDVEDVDFEEVK comes from the coding sequence ATGAGTAAAGTAATTGGAATTGACTTGGGTACCACTAACTCCTGCGTTGCCGTAATGGAAGGTAGCGAACCAACGGTGATACCTAATGCTGAAGGAAAAAGAACCACGCCATCTGTGATTGCATTCGTAGAAGGCGGTGAGATTAAAGTTGGTGACCCTGCAAAGCGTCAGGCGGTAACGAACCCAACAAAGACCATTTCTTCCATAAAAAGATTTATGGGGAACAAGTATTCTGAATCTTCCAGAGAAGCAGGACGAGTACCTTATACTGTGAAAAAAGGGGATAACGATACTCCACGTGTAGAAATAGACGGTCGTCTTTATACTCCACAGGAACTTTCAGCAATGGTTCTTCAGAAAATGAAGAAAACTGCTGAAGACTATCTTGGACAGGATGTGACTGAAGCGGTTATTACCGTGCCGGCATATTTTAATGACTCTCAGCGTCACGCAACAAAAGAAGCTGGTGAGATCGCAGGTCTTAAAGTAAGAAGAATTATTAATGAGCCTACTGCTGCGGCATTGGCTTATGGATTAGATAAAAAATCTCAGGATCAGAAGATCGCTGTGTATGACCTTGGTGGTGGTACCTTTGATATTTCTATTCTTGAGTTAGGTGATGGTGTATTTGAAGTACTATCTACGAATGGTGATACGCACCTTGGTGGGGATGACTTTGATGAAGTATTGATAGATTACCTTGCAGATAATTTTAAGAAAGCAGAAGACATCGATCTTAGAAAAGACCCGATGGCACTTCAACGTTTAAAAGAAGCGGCAGAAAAAGCAAAGATTGAATTATCTTCTTCTTCTCAAACGGAAATTAATCTTCCTTATGTAACTGCAACTTCTAGTGGACCAAAGCACCTTGTTGAAACTATTTCCCGTTCTAAATTCGAACAGTTAGCTGCAGAATTAGTAACTAGATCTATGGAGCCTGTGAAAAAGGCACTTAGCGATGCAGGTCTTTCAAAAAGTGATATCGACGAGGTAATTCTTGTAGGTGGATCAACCCGTATTCCTAAGATTCAGGAAGAAGTTGAAGCTTTCTTTGGTAAGAAGCCTTCTAAAGGTGTAAACCCTGATGAGGTTGTAGCAATTGGTGCTGCGATACAGGGTGGTGTACTTACAGGAGACGTAAAAGATGTATTGCTTCTTGATGTTACTCCACTTTCTCTAGGTATTGAAACTATGGGAGGAGTAAACACGAAGTTGATCGAATCTAACACTACGATCCCAACTAAAAAGTCACAGACTTTCTCTACGGCGGCAGATAATCAGCCATCGGTTGAGATTCACGTACTTCAGGGAGAGCGTCCAATGGCGACAGATAACAAGACAATTGGTAGATTCCATTTAGATGGTATACCACCATCTCCAAGAGGAACTCCTCAAATTGAAGTGACTTTTGATATTGATGCCAATGGTATCATTAAAGTAAGCGCTACAGATAAAGCGACTGGTAAGTCTCAGGATATTCGTATCGAAGCTTCTTCAGGATTAACAGAAGAGGAAATCGAGAAAATGAAAAAAGAGGCTGAAGCAAATGCTGATGCAGATAAGCAGACGAAAGAGAAAGTTGATAAGCTGAATGAAGCTGATGCAATGATCTTCCAGACTGAAAAGCAGCTGAAAGAATTTGGCGATAAAATTTCTGAAGATAAGAAAAAGCCGGTAGAAGAAGCTTTAGAAGAATTGAAGAAAGCTTACGAAACCAAAGAGCTTGATCAAATCACGCCAGCTTTAGACAAGATCAACGAGGCCTGGAAAACAGCTTCAGAAGAGATGTATAAAGCTCAGGCAGAAGCTCAGGGCGGTGCAAACGGACAGCCAGGTGGACCACAACAAGGTGCAACCGGAGCTGAAGGTGGAGACGCCAAGAGTGGAGATGATGTAGAAGATGTAGATTTCGAAGAAGTGAAGTAA
- a CDS encoding alpha/beta hydrolase, with translation MSKEKSLSYKISNTYSTLNEKTEKTKTVWLVFHGIGYLSRYFLKYFKHLDSDENYIIAPQAQSKYYLNGEYRHVGASWLTKENTEVEIENMLNYLDAVFEAEKLYEVENFNIFGYSQGVSVATRFVAGRKIQCKNLIMHSGKVPQELETEDFNFLDNTHFTFIYGTEDKYLENGIIKVEKKRLNNLFPKNLKIESFKGGHEVNTKLISKFA, from the coding sequence ATGAGCAAAGAGAAAAGTCTTTCTTACAAGATATCTAACACCTACTCGACCTTAAATGAGAAAACCGAAAAAACCAAAACCGTCTGGCTTGTTTTCCACGGAATTGGCTATTTGAGTAGGTATTTTCTAAAGTATTTCAAGCACTTAGATTCAGATGAAAACTATATTATTGCTCCCCAGGCTCAGTCAAAATATTACTTAAACGGAGAATATCGTCATGTGGGCGCCTCCTGGCTTACCAAAGAAAATACCGAAGTTGAAATTGAAAATATGCTGAATTACCTTGATGCTGTTTTTGAAGCAGAAAAATTATATGAAGTTGAAAACTTCAATATTTTCGGTTATTCCCAGGGTGTTTCTGTAGCGACCAGATTTGTAGCCGGGAGAAAAATTCAGTGTAAGAATTTGATCATGCATTCGGGAAAAGTTCCGCAGGAATTAGAAACAGAGGATTTTAATTTCTTAGACAACACTCATTTTACTTTTATCTACGGTACTGAAGACAAGTACCTGGAAAATGGAATTATCAAAGTAGAGAAAAAGAGATTGAACAATTTATTTCCAAAAAACTTAAAGATCGAGAGTTTTAAAGGCGGACACGAAGTAAATACTAAATTGATCTCAAAATTTGCTTAA
- a CDS encoding formylglycine-generating enzyme family protein: MPSNFKSFLILFFSFIALQSCDDKKKSKPVQVVEQKPEIDTGDYHENYLREISFIKTREDSTSTEGMIKLRGGSYMMGGNSSQARPDEFPRHKEKIDAIWVDETEVTNAEFREFVEETGYVTTAERSFEIKGKKYEAGALVFDPYNPEWWWKFVKGANWKNPTGPDSTIDGKDTYPVVQVSWYDAMAYAKWAGKRLPTEAEFEYFNRAGNDTLIYHWGNDFEKASEMVNFFQGDFPRQNSTEDEFEKKASVKSFPANDFGLYETSGNVWEWCLDTYYPDAYSIRDQQTNGYFKEFVNMQQQKVIRGGSFLCSESYCTGYRNSARMSSAPDTGLEHTGFRCVKDI, encoded by the coding sequence ATGCCATCAAATTTCAAATCTTTTCTTATTCTATTTTTCAGCTTTATCGCCCTCCAATCTTGCGATGATAAGAAAAAATCTAAACCTGTTCAGGTTGTTGAACAAAAACCCGAGATAGATACTGGTGATTACCACGAAAATTATCTTAGAGAGATTTCCTTTATAAAAACTCGGGAAGATTCCACTTCTACAGAAGGTATGATAAAACTAAGAGGTGGAAGCTATATGATGGGAGGAAATAGCAGTCAGGCGAGACCGGACGAATTTCCACGGCACAAAGAAAAAATTGATGCTATATGGGTGGATGAAACTGAAGTTACCAATGCAGAATTTCGGGAGTTTGTGGAAGAAACAGGTTATGTAACTACTGCCGAACGTTCATTTGAAATAAAAGGAAAAAAATATGAGGCCGGCGCCCTGGTTTTTGACCCATATAATCCTGAATGGTGGTGGAAGTTTGTAAAAGGCGCCAATTGGAAAAATCCAACAGGTCCCGATAGTACTATTGACGGAAAAGACACTTACCCTGTAGTTCAGGTTTCCTGGTACGATGCTATGGCTTATGCGAAATGGGCTGGAAAAAGACTACCCACCGAAGCGGAATTTGAATATTTCAATCGTGCGGGTAATGATACCCTTATTTATCACTGGGGCAACGATTTTGAAAAAGCTTCAGAAATGGTCAATTTCTTCCAGGGCGACTTTCCCAGGCAGAATTCAACTGAAGATGAATTTGAGAAAAAAGCTTCTGTAAAAAGTTTTCCTGCAAATGATTTCGGATTATATGAAACTTCCGGAAATGTATGGGAATGGTGCCTGGATACCTATTATCCGGACGCCTATTCAATAAGAGATCAACAAACCAATGGTTATTTTAAAGAATTCGTCAATATGCAACAGCAAAAAGTGATTCGTGGAGGATCTTTTCTTTGCAGCGAAAGCTATTGTACCGGCTATAGAAATTCAGCAAGAATGAGTTCAGCACCAGACACAGGCTTAGAACATACCGGTTTTAGATGTGTTAAAGATATTTAA